Proteins encoded by one window of Halomonas sp. SH5A2:
- a CDS encoding ABC transporter permease, translated as MSFFARFSQNRGALVGLIILLVIIAMAILAPLLFPESPWRMVQRPFLPPLSQDGFPLGTDTMGRNVASGLMHGAWVSLLIGLVSTSVALLIGVPLGAIAGYYGGWIDDILMRFTEFFQTIPNFALAIVLVAIMQPSITSIVLAIAIVSWPPVARLVRAEFMSLRNREYVEAARLVGQSNTTIILRQILPNTLSPIIVLASLMVATAILLESALSFLGLGDPNVMSWGYMIGAARTVIRQAWWLSFFPGVAILLTVLALNLVGEGLDDALNPKLSRER; from the coding sequence ATGAGCTTTTTCGCACGCTTCTCGCAAAACCGTGGCGCCCTGGTGGGGCTGATTATTCTGCTGGTGATTATCGCCATGGCGATACTGGCGCCGCTGCTGTTTCCCGAATCGCCCTGGCGTATGGTGCAGCGGCCCTTTTTGCCGCCACTTTCGCAAGATGGCTTTCCGCTGGGCACCGACACCATGGGCCGCAATGTGGCATCAGGCTTAATGCACGGCGCCTGGGTATCGCTGCTGATCGGGCTGGTATCCACCAGTGTGGCGCTGCTGATTGGTGTGCCGCTGGGTGCCATTGCCGGTTACTACGGTGGGTGGATTGATGACATCCTGATGCGCTTTACCGAGTTCTTTCAGACCATTCCTAACTTCGCGCTGGCGATAGTGCTGGTAGCGATTATGCAACCCAGCATCACCTCGATTGTTTTGGCGATTGCGATTGTCAGCTGGCCGCCGGTAGCGCGTTTGGTGCGAGCCGAGTTCATGTCGTTGCGCAATCGCGAATATGTCGAAGCCGCACGCTTGGTGGGCCAATCCAACACCACGATCATTTTGCGTCAGATTCTGCCCAATACGCTGTCGCCGATTATCGTGCTGGCCTCGTTGATGGTGGCGACTGCCATCCTGCTGGAGTCGGCGCTGTCGTTTCTCGGCCTTGGCGACCCTAACGTGATGTCCTGGGGGTATATGATCGGCGCCGCGCGTACGGTGATTCGCCAGGCATGGTGGCTGAGCTTCTTCCCTGGGGTGGCGATTCTGCTGACCGTGCTGGCATTAAATCTGGTTGGTGAAGGATTAGACGACGCTTTGAATCCCAAACTTTCCCGCGAGCGCTAG
- a CDS encoding ABC transporter substrate-binding protein produces MKTPLALAISAAALAFTSPAFADDPKQGGTVDTIVQPEPPGLVLGMIQNAPTRTVAGNIYEGLLRYTTDLEPMPQLAKSWEVSDDGRTYTFHLRDDVTWHDGEDFTAEDVVFSADVFHRELNPSARAVLEHVESIEATDEHTVVFTLTQPFGPFMLSFEAGTFTMVPEHLYAGTEFRDNEHNDHPIGTGPFKFSNWERGTVIELVKNEEYYEEGLPYLDGVNWHIIPDGASRAVAFENGTIDVLPSGTVENFDIPRLAEMDNVCMTEEGHEYFSPFAMLWMNNREGPTADKRFRQAVMYAMDREFAKDVLWNGLGNVPLSAFGSNARFQNDDLEPYDHNPDRARELLDEMGYDGEEITILPLPYGETWTRWAEAVQQNLREVGINVETQATDVGGWNQRLGDWDYDLAFTYLYQYGDPALGISRTYLSDNIAKGSPWNNVEGYENERVDELFNEAATAFPDEEREKLYREVQEILHEDVPVGWLMELGFPTLYRCDVKNLVTSGVGVNDGFKDAWLDR; encoded by the coding sequence ATGAAAACACCTTTAGCATTGGCTATATCCGCTGCAGCACTCGCTTTCACCTCCCCCGCTTTTGCCGATGACCCCAAACAAGGAGGGACTGTCGATACGATTGTCCAGCCGGAGCCGCCAGGCCTGGTGCTGGGCATGATTCAAAACGCGCCCACGCGCACCGTGGCGGGGAATATCTACGAAGGCCTGTTGCGCTATACCACCGACCTGGAACCCATGCCACAACTGGCGAAGTCATGGGAGGTCAGTGACGATGGCCGCACCTACACCTTCCATCTGCGTGATGACGTTACTTGGCACGACGGCGAAGACTTTACCGCCGAGGATGTCGTGTTCTCCGCCGATGTCTTCCACCGTGAACTCAACCCCAGCGCCCGAGCGGTGTTGGAACACGTGGAAAGCATTGAAGCTACCGATGAACACACCGTGGTGTTTACCCTGACTCAGCCCTTCGGCCCGTTTATGCTCTCCTTTGAAGCGGGCACCTTTACCATGGTGCCTGAACATCTATACGCAGGTACCGAGTTCCGCGATAACGAGCACAACGACCACCCGATAGGCACGGGTCCGTTCAAGTTCTCCAACTGGGAGCGCGGCACGGTCATTGAGCTGGTTAAAAACGAGGAGTATTACGAGGAGGGTCTGCCCTACCTGGATGGCGTTAACTGGCACATCATCCCCGATGGCGCTTCCCGCGCAGTGGCCTTCGAGAACGGCACGATTGACGTGCTGCCCAGTGGTACCGTCGAGAACTTCGATATTCCCCGTTTAGCGGAGATGGATAACGTCTGCATGACCGAAGAGGGTCACGAGTACTTCAGCCCCTTCGCCATGCTGTGGATGAACAACCGTGAAGGCCCCACCGCCGACAAGCGCTTCCGCCAAGCAGTGATGTACGCCATGGATCGCGAGTTCGCCAAAGATGTGCTGTGGAATGGCCTAGGTAACGTGCCGCTCTCGGCGTTTGGCTCCAACGCGCGCTTCCAGAACGATGACCTGGAACCTTACGATCACAACCCTGACCGCGCCCGGGAGCTGCTGGACGAAATGGGCTACGACGGCGAAGAGATCACTATTTTGCCGCTGCCCTACGGCGAAACCTGGACACGCTGGGCCGAAGCCGTGCAGCAAAACCTGCGTGAAGTGGGCATTAATGTCGAAACCCAAGCGACCGACGTGGGCGGCTGGAACCAGCGCCTGGGCGACTGGGATTACGACCTCGCCTTTACCTACCTCTACCAATACGGCGACCCGGCGCTGGGAATTTCACGCACCTACCTTTCGGACAATATTGCCAAGGGCTCGCCCTGGAATAACGTCGAAGGCTACGAAAACGAACGCGTTGACGAGCTGTTTAACGAAGCAGCAACCGCCTTCCCCGACGAAGAGCGCGAAAAGCTTTACCGCGAAGTGCAGGAAATCCTGCACGAAGATGTCCCCGTTGGCTGGTTGATGGAACTGGGCTTCCCGACACTGTATCGCTGTGACGTGAAAAATCTGGTCACCTCCGGCGTAGGCGTTAACGACGGCTTCAAGGATGCTTGGCTAGACCGCTAA
- a CDS encoding pyridoxal phosphate-dependent aminotransferase, protein MPRYPDHLMSEGPANPFPGIKVLERRIGQDIPHRLGSNEGLDMPHRALREHFGDALAEHVYCYGDAEALGVRQRLSKQQGIALDTLLVDAGADSLIALALRTTCEPGETVVSTAGTYPTFGYFAKGQGCLVVEPRYHEAPGVLAPDLEAMAAAAHEENARLVYLANPDNPSGHLHSDSAILKLRDALPDTCWLLLDEAYGDFRDDAGSEFAAKALPGVIRLRTFSKAHGLAGLRIGYAIADPEVLAMMMKVRIHYAVSTFTQAAAEVVLDHPEEVHQHVVKVKARREQLAGHFRALGADVLPSATNFVGIRLPSAELAEQIHRELLEAGRLIARPAHPSIGHVLRITAVEDALVPGRLAILERAIKEHA, encoded by the coding sequence ATGCCCCGCTACCCCGACCACTTAATGAGCGAAGGCCCCGCCAACCCCTTTCCCGGTATCAAGGTGCTGGAGCGCCGCATTGGCCAGGATATCCCTCATCGGCTGGGCTCCAACGAAGGCCTGGACATGCCTCACCGCGCGCTGCGCGAGCACTTTGGTGATGCCCTGGCCGAACACGTTTACTGCTACGGCGATGCCGAGGCGCTGGGTGTTCGCCAGCGCCTGAGCAAACAGCAGGGTATTGCGCTGGACACGCTGCTGGTGGACGCTGGCGCCGACAGCTTGATTGCCCTGGCGCTGCGCACCACCTGCGAGCCGGGTGAAACCGTCGTCAGCACCGCTGGTACCTACCCCACCTTTGGCTATTTCGCCAAGGGCCAGGGCTGTCTTGTGGTCGAACCCCGTTACCATGAAGCGCCCGGCGTGCTGGCCCCCGATCTGGAAGCCATGGCCGCCGCGGCCCATGAGGAAAACGCCCGACTGGTCTATCTGGCCAACCCGGACAACCCCAGCGGCCACTTGCACAGCGACAGTGCCATCCTCAAGCTGCGCGACGCCCTGCCCGATACCTGCTGGTTGTTGCTGGACGAGGCGTATGGAGATTTCCGCGATGATGCAGGCAGCGAGTTCGCGGCTAAAGCACTGCCAGGCGTGATCCGCCTGCGCACGTTCTCTAAGGCCCACGGCCTGGCAGGCCTGCGTATTGGCTATGCCATCGCCGACCCCGAGGTACTGGCGATGATGATGAAGGTGCGCATCCATTACGCGGTGTCTACCTTCACCCAGGCGGCCGCCGAAGTGGTGCTCGACCATCCAGAGGAAGTGCATCAGCATGTCGTCAAGGTAAAAGCGCGCCGAGAACAGTTGGCCGGACACTTTCGAGCCCTGGGTGCCGATGTGCTGCCCAGCGCCACCAACTTTGTCGGCATTCGCCTGCCCAGCGCCGAACTCGCCGAGCAGATTCACCGCGAACTATTGGAAGCCGGTCGATTGATTGCTCGCCCGGCACATCCGTCGATTGGTCATGTGTTGCGCATTACCGCCGTCGAAGATGCCCTGGTGCCTGGGCGGCTAGCGATTCTCGAACGGGCGATTAAAGAGCACGCCTGA
- a CDS encoding GntR family transcriptional regulator: MALSKAAPRAFIQQQNLVEQVADYLTQAIIQQHFLPGERLSEVQLSRDLGVSRAPVREAARLLESRGLLISKPRRGFFVRALNAVELEDVFDLRLCLERHAMQRLSERYTPDAQRALKQQVEVLCEAAAGNDGTRRIEEDLQFHRLMLHYAGNERLLRAFNDLSHELRLCITLITKTHEAPDTIATSHFKLLDALDSGRPEACREAIDYHIGVARDFVVKGVGETGE; the protein is encoded by the coding sequence ATGGCCTTATCCAAAGCGGCTCCCAGGGCCTTTATCCAGCAGCAGAACCTTGTCGAACAGGTAGCTGACTATTTAACCCAAGCGATTATTCAGCAACACTTTTTGCCCGGCGAGCGGCTTTCTGAAGTACAGCTCTCCCGCGATCTGGGCGTCAGCCGCGCGCCGGTTCGTGAGGCTGCGCGTTTGCTGGAAAGTCGCGGTTTACTGATTTCAAAACCACGCCGTGGCTTCTTTGTCAGAGCGTTGAATGCCGTTGAACTCGAAGATGTGTTTGATTTACGACTATGCCTTGAGCGCCACGCGATGCAGCGGCTATCCGAGCGTTACACGCCCGATGCGCAGCGCGCGCTCAAGCAGCAGGTAGAAGTGCTATGTGAAGCAGCCGCCGGTAATGATGGCACCCGCCGGATTGAAGAAGATCTGCAGTTTCATCGTCTGATGCTGCACTATGCAGGCAATGAGCGTCTGCTACGCGCCTTTAACGACCTGAGCCATGAACTGCGTTTATGCATCACCTTGATTACCAAGACCCACGAAGCCCCCGATACCATCGCCACCAGCCACTTCAAACTGCTGGATGCGCTGGATAGCGGCCGCCCTGAGGCTTGCCGTGAGGCAATTGATTACCACATTGGTGTGGCCCGGGATTTCGTGGTCAAGGGCGTAGGCGAAACGGGGGAGTAA
- a CDS encoding ABC transporter ATP-binding protein — translation MNEASTETVLSIRDLSVALPKGADRDLAVEDVSYDVKRGEIMCVVGESGSGKSMAANAVMGLLPKGVHATQGEILFEGQNLLALSEKQHRALRGLKIGMIFQEPMTALNPLMRVGAQIAEVFEAHGQFNAKERQARALELLIEVGIPQPEKAISAYPFELSGGQRQRVMIAMALALEPVLLIADEPTTALDVTTQAQILELIRDLQQRRGMSVMFITHDFGVVAEIANRVCVMRHGKIVELGDAKPVLENPQDAYTQALIAAIPSNAVPPHRETSQVAPLLEIKQLNKVFRSRGGLFKPAREVRALDDVSLTLARGETVGIVGESGSGKSTLGRCVVRLEHPDSGELLLDGVNLSQLKGDALRRERHRVQMIFQDPYASLNPRTKVGMAIAQGPIANGTPKAAALKQAGELLELVDLGASAVERFPHEFSGGQRQRIGIARALALNPELIVADEAVSALDVSIQAQVLELLEELKQRLSLSLLFITHDLRVAAQVCDRIVVMQHGRIVEQGSAEQIFLAPREAYTQDLLKAIPGREATAAAIA, via the coding sequence ATGAATGAAGCATCAACAGAAACTGTCCTTAGCATTCGTGACCTGAGCGTTGCCCTACCCAAAGGAGCCGACCGTGACCTGGCGGTGGAGGACGTTAGCTACGACGTTAAGCGCGGGGAAATCATGTGCGTGGTCGGCGAGTCAGGTTCCGGCAAGTCGATGGCGGCCAACGCCGTGATGGGGCTACTACCCAAAGGCGTGCACGCCACCCAGGGCGAGATTCTCTTCGAAGGACAAAACCTGCTCGCCCTGAGTGAAAAACAGCACCGTGCCCTGCGCGGGCTAAAAATTGGCATGATTTTCCAGGAGCCGATGACCGCTTTGAATCCGCTGATGCGGGTAGGGGCACAAATTGCCGAAGTGTTTGAGGCCCATGGCCAGTTCAATGCCAAAGAGCGCCAGGCCCGCGCGCTGGAGCTATTGATCGAAGTGGGCATACCCCAACCGGAGAAAGCCATTAGCGCCTATCCGTTCGAGCTTTCCGGCGGCCAGCGCCAGCGGGTGATGATCGCCATGGCGCTCGCCCTGGAACCGGTGCTGCTCATCGCCGACGAGCCCACTACCGCGCTGGATGTGACTACCCAGGCGCAGATTCTGGAGCTGATTCGTGATCTGCAACAACGGCGCGGCATGTCGGTCATGTTCATCACCCACGACTTTGGCGTGGTGGCTGAAATTGCCAATCGCGTCTGCGTGATGCGCCACGGCAAGATTGTCGAGCTGGGAGACGCCAAGCCGGTGCTTGAGAACCCTCAAGACGCCTACACCCAAGCGTTGATTGCGGCAATTCCCAGCAATGCGGTGCCGCCCCACCGGGAAACCAGCCAGGTCGCCCCGCTGCTGGAAATAAAGCAGCTCAATAAAGTCTTCCGCTCCCGAGGTGGACTGTTCAAGCCTGCCCGGGAAGTACGCGCCCTTGATGATGTGTCGCTTACCCTGGCTCGGGGCGAAACCGTCGGCATCGTCGGTGAATCCGGTTCTGGCAAGTCCACCCTTGGACGATGCGTGGTGCGTCTCGAGCACCCTGACAGCGGCGAGCTGCTACTGGATGGTGTCAATCTTTCGCAATTAAAGGGTGATGCGCTCCGCCGTGAGCGCCACCGGGTGCAGATGATATTCCAAGACCCTTACGCCTCCCTCAACCCACGTACCAAAGTGGGCATGGCGATCGCCCAGGGGCCGATTGCCAACGGTACGCCCAAAGCCGCAGCGCTTAAGCAGGCAGGCGAGCTGCTGGAGTTGGTCGATTTGGGCGCCAGCGCCGTGGAGCGCTTTCCCCACGAATTTTCCGGTGGCCAGCGCCAGCGTATCGGCATTGCCAGAGCGCTGGCGCTTAACCCCGAGCTGATTGTCGCGGACGAAGCCGTTTCAGCCTTGGATGTGTCGATTCAGGCGCAAGTGTTGGAACTGCTGGAAGAGTTAAAACAGCGGCTTTCATTGTCGCTGCTGTTTATCACTCACGACTTACGCGTCGCCGCGCAAGTTTGCGACCGTATCGTGGTCATGCAGCATGGGCGGATTGTCGAGCAAGGCAGCGCCGAGCAGATTTTCCTCGCCCCGCGTGAGGCGTATACCCAAGACCTGCTCAAGGCGATTCCTGGCCGCGAAGCGACTGCAGCCGCTATCGCCTAG
- a CDS encoding FAD-binding oxidoreductase, whose translation MLIPLETLSAIVGSAHVLTGDDVNSRSVDWMTGAPCQAGAIVRPADADQVAAVMHACHQLQQPVVTHGGLTGLVHGAEASPDELVISLERMSAIEEIDQVGGTLTVQAGAPLQRVQEAARGVGLQFPLDLGARGSCTIGGNIATNAGGVRVIRYGMMRQQVLGLEAVMADGRIVSSMNHMLKNNAGFDLKQLFIGSEGTLGIVTRAVLRLQPPTPSEQTALVACPSFEALTGLLNHMGKALGGSLGAFEVMWQNHYRLLTETLGRHSPPIATEHPFYVIIESLGSDAERNATQFSEALEDALESELIVDAVIAQSGTQRDGLWAIREDIEGLIKGLAPLLTFDVSLPIADMQRYTDALEAQLIQRWTDARLVVFGHLGDGNLHISVSAGSADPEVRREVEAMVYQPLAALGGSVSAEHGIGLEKRPWLSTCRSSAEIELMRTLKQALDPLNLLNRGKVLQ comes from the coding sequence ATGCTGATACCCCTGGAGACGCTAAGCGCTATTGTGGGCTCGGCCCATGTATTAACCGGCGACGATGTTAATAGCCGTAGCGTCGATTGGATGACCGGTGCGCCCTGCCAGGCAGGCGCGATTGTACGCCCGGCGGATGCTGACCAAGTCGCCGCCGTGATGCACGCCTGTCATCAGCTGCAGCAGCCGGTAGTGACCCATGGCGGGTTAACGGGCCTGGTGCACGGCGCAGAAGCTAGCCCTGATGAACTGGTAATCTCCCTTGAACGCATGAGCGCCATTGAAGAGATTGATCAAGTGGGCGGCACCCTCACGGTGCAAGCGGGAGCACCGCTTCAGCGGGTGCAAGAAGCTGCACGGGGAGTCGGCCTGCAGTTCCCACTGGATTTGGGCGCGCGGGGCAGCTGCACCATCGGCGGCAATATCGCCACCAACGCCGGCGGCGTGCGGGTCATCCGGTACGGCATGATGCGCCAGCAGGTACTCGGCCTGGAGGCGGTGATGGCCGATGGCCGTATCGTCAGCTCAATGAATCACATGCTCAAAAACAACGCGGGTTTCGACTTGAAGCAGCTATTCATTGGCAGTGAAGGCACCTTGGGCATTGTGACCCGTGCCGTACTGCGATTGCAGCCACCCACGCCCAGTGAACAGACGGCGCTGGTGGCCTGTCCTTCGTTCGAGGCGCTAACCGGGCTACTCAACCATATGGGCAAAGCGCTTGGCGGCAGCCTCGGTGCTTTTGAGGTGATGTGGCAAAACCACTACCGTCTGCTCACCGAAACCCTGGGGCGCCACTCGCCACCGATTGCCACTGAACACCCGTTTTATGTGATTATTGAGTCCCTGGGCAGCGACGCCGAGCGCAATGCCACCCAGTTCAGCGAGGCGCTGGAAGACGCCCTGGAGAGCGAACTGATTGTCGACGCGGTGATTGCCCAATCCGGCACCCAGCGCGATGGCCTATGGGCGATTCGCGAAGATATCGAAGGGCTGATCAAAGGCCTCGCGCCGCTGCTTACTTTCGATGTCAGCCTGCCCATTGCCGATATGCAGCGCTATACCGATGCGCTAGAGGCGCAGCTAATCCAGCGCTGGACAGATGCGCGCCTGGTGGTGTTTGGTCACCTGGGCGATGGCAACCTGCATATTTCTGTCAGTGCGGGAAGCGCTGATCCCGAAGTGCGCCGCGAGGTAGAAGCCATGGTCTACCAGCCGCTGGCTGCGCTTGGCGGCTCGGTCTCCGCCGAACACGGCATTGGCCTGGAGAAACGCCCTTGGCTAAGCACCTGTCGCTCCAGCGCCGAGATCGAGCTGATGCGCACCCTTAAGCAAGCCCTCGATCCGCTCAATCTATTGAATCGCGGTAAAGTGCTTCAATAA
- a CDS encoding ABC transporter permease: MVYARLILMRLFKAVIVLFLIVIFNFLLIQLAPGDPAAILAGQAGAADQEFLDQLRERFGLDQPMYVQLWRYVSGIAMLDFGYSYRLGAPVFDLIMARLPATLLLTGTAFVLSLVLGIVAGSMAAARVKKPSGSLIMALALVFYATPLFWVALMSVVVFSVYLGWLPAYGLYTVGAGHTGFALVLDIAKHLVLPATTLALFFMAIYTRMTRTSMLDAAQQDYVKTARAKGLKPSIIQRRHVLRNALLPIITLAGLQAGQMVGGAILTETVFAWPGIGRLMFEALEQRDYNLLLGIFFFSAALVIVFNIITDLVYSLADPRIKKGAA; encoded by the coding sequence ATGGTCTACGCTCGCCTAATACTCATGCGGCTTTTTAAAGCCGTGATTGTGCTGTTTTTAATCGTTATTTTTAATTTCCTGCTGATTCAACTGGCCCCCGGTGACCCGGCTGCCATTCTGGCGGGACAAGCAGGCGCCGCCGACCAGGAGTTCCTCGACCAACTGCGCGAGCGCTTCGGCCTCGACCAGCCGATGTACGTGCAGTTGTGGCGCTATGTGTCGGGTATTGCCATGCTTGATTTCGGCTACTCCTACCGGCTGGGCGCTCCGGTGTTTGATCTGATTATGGCGCGCTTGCCCGCCACGCTGCTGCTCACGGGAACGGCCTTTGTGCTCTCGCTGGTGCTGGGCATTGTGGCAGGCTCCATGGCCGCAGCCCGGGTCAAAAAGCCTTCCGGATCATTGATTATGGCGCTCGCCCTGGTGTTCTACGCCACCCCGCTGTTCTGGGTGGCGCTGATGTCGGTGGTGGTATTTTCGGTCTATCTCGGCTGGCTACCTGCTTATGGCCTGTATACCGTCGGGGCCGGGCACACAGGGTTTGCCCTGGTGCTCGATATTGCCAAGCATCTGGTGCTACCAGCAACAACGCTGGCGCTGTTCTTTATGGCGATCTATACCCGGATGACGCGCACCTCTATGCTTGATGCCGCCCAGCAGGATTACGTTAAAACCGCCCGCGCCAAAGGCTTGAAGCCCAGCATCATTCAGCGCCGCCATGTACTGCGTAACGCGCTTCTACCCATCATTACGCTTGCCGGCCTACAGGCGGGGCAAATGGTCGGCGGCGCAATACTGACCGAAACCGTTTTTGCCTGGCCCGGCATCGGCCGCTTGATGTTCGAAGCCCTAGAGCAGCGCGACTACAACCTTCTGCTGGGGATTTTCTTCTTCTCGGCGGCCCTGGTCATCGTCTTCAACATCATCACTGATTTGGTCTACAGCCTTGCTGATCCACGCATCAAGAAGGGGGCCGCATGA